The proteins below come from a single Crossiella sp. CA-258035 genomic window:
- the cobU gene encoding bifunctional adenosylcobinamide kinase/adenosylcobinamide-phosphate guanylyltransferase, with the protein MTRRTLVLGGARSGKSAHAEGLLPADAATYVATARRDPADADWEARIAEHVRRRPASWRTVECGEQLPELLSQATQGDPPILVDDLATWLTGLLDDAGAWEGGPETLAPVRARGEALRAAVADCAAPVVLVSAEVGLGVVPATRSGRLFRDELGRLNARLAEVCDEVVLLVAGVPLKLR; encoded by the coding sequence GTGACGCGACGCACGCTGGTGCTGGGCGGCGCGCGCTCCGGCAAGTCCGCGCACGCCGAAGGACTGCTGCCCGCCGATGCCGCCACCTACGTCGCCACCGCCCGCCGCGATCCGGCCGACGCGGACTGGGAGGCCCGCATCGCCGAGCACGTGCGCCGCCGCCCGGCGAGCTGGCGCACGGTGGAGTGCGGCGAGCAGCTGCCAGAGCTGCTTTCCCAAGCCACACAAGGAGATCCGCCGATCCTGGTGGACGACCTGGCCACCTGGCTGACCGGCCTGCTGGACGACGCCGGAGCCTGGGAGGGCGGTCCGGAGACGCTGGCACCGGTGCGGGCGCGGGGCGAGGCGCTGCGCGCGGCGGTGGCGGACTGCGCCGCGCCGGTGGTGCTGGTGTCCGCGGAGGTCGGCCTCGGCGTCGTGCCCGCGACCCGTTCTGGCAGGCTCTTCCGTGACGAGCTGGGCAGGCTGAACGCCCGGCTCGCCGAGGTGTGCGACGAGGTTGTGCTGCTCGTCGCCGG
- a CDS encoding aldo/keto reductase family protein, whose translation MEFRRLGRSGLSVSEISYGNWITHGSQVEEEQAHACVRAALDAGITTFDTADVYANTAAESVLGRALAGQRREGLEIFTKVFWPTGPGGPNDKGLGRKHIMEAAHGSLKRLGTDYLDLYQAHRFDTTVPLEETMLAFADLVRQGKVLYIGVSEWNAEQISRGAALARELNVPFVSNQPQYSMLWRVIESQVVPASEREGLSQIVWSPIAQGVLTGKYQPGAAPPAGSRATDERGGGFVSRFLRDDLLTAVQNLRPLAEEAGLSMAQLAVAWVLQNPNVASAIIGATRPEQVQENVKAAGVTLEPELLKKIDEVLDGFVETDPRRTAVA comes from the coding sequence ATGGAGTTTCGACGTCTCGGTCGCAGCGGCCTGTCGGTCAGCGAGATCTCGTACGGCAACTGGATCACCCACGGTTCCCAGGTCGAGGAGGAGCAGGCGCACGCGTGTGTGCGGGCCGCTCTCGACGCGGGCATCACCACCTTCGACACCGCCGACGTCTACGCCAACACGGCCGCGGAGTCGGTGCTGGGCCGGGCGCTGGCCGGGCAGCGGCGGGAGGGCCTGGAGATCTTCACCAAGGTCTTCTGGCCGACCGGTCCCGGCGGGCCCAACGACAAGGGCCTGGGCCGCAAGCACATCATGGAGGCGGCGCACGGTTCGCTGAAGCGGCTGGGCACCGACTACCTGGACCTGTACCAGGCGCACCGGTTCGACACCACGGTGCCGCTGGAGGAGACCATGCTGGCCTTCGCCGACCTGGTGCGGCAGGGCAAGGTGCTCTACATCGGGGTCTCGGAGTGGAACGCCGAGCAGATCAGCAGGGGCGCGGCGCTGGCCCGTGAGCTGAACGTGCCGTTCGTGTCCAACCAGCCGCAGTACTCGATGCTGTGGCGGGTGATCGAGTCCCAGGTGGTGCCCGCCTCCGAGCGGGAGGGCCTCAGCCAGATCGTCTGGTCGCCGATCGCGCAGGGCGTGCTCACCGGCAAGTACCAGCCGGGCGCGGCCCCGCCAGCCGGTTCGCGGGCCACCGATGAGCGGGGCGGCGGCTTTGTCAGCCGGTTCCTGCGCGATGACCTGCTCACCGCGGTGCAGAACCTGCGGCCGCTGGCCGAGGAGGCCGGGCTGAGCATGGCGCAGCTGGCGGTGGCCTGGGTCCTGCAGAACCCGAACGTGGCCTCGGCGATCATCGGCGCGACCCGGCCGGAGCAGGTCCAGGAGAACGTCAAAGCGGCCGGGGTCACCCTGGAGCCCGAGCTGCTGAAGAAGATCGACGAGGTGCTGGACGGGTTCGTGGAGACCGACCCGCGGCGCACCGCCGTCGCCTAG
- a CDS encoding DUF3043 domain-containing protein, translating into MRFLRRNSTESATAPEEQASSAEIAEPIEGEKARTPGKGRATPKRREAEVRKRGPVPPPPRTQREALRRAKGNKEDRRKAAAIRRERMNAGDDAYLMPRDRGPARAYVRDLVDSRRNLMGLFMPLAIIVFVSILTPSPMIKQYASLFCMFMLLSMIIEGVVLGRLVTRKVRERFPQDTSRGFGLGWYAFTRATQIRKLRMPKPRVKPGDAV; encoded by the coding sequence GTGAGGTTCCTCCGTCGCAACAGCACCGAGTCAGCCACGGCGCCCGAAGAGCAGGCGTCCTCGGCCGAGATCGCCGAGCCCATCGAGGGCGAGAAGGCGCGCACGCCGGGCAAGGGCCGGGCGACGCCGAAGCGCCGTGAGGCCGAGGTGCGCAAGCGCGGACCGGTCCCGCCGCCGCCGCGCACCCAGCGCGAGGCACTGCGCCGCGCCAAGGGCAACAAGGAGGACCGGCGCAAGGCCGCGGCCATCCGCCGCGAGCGGATGAACGCCGGCGACGACGCCTACCTGATGCCCCGCGACCGCGGCCCGGCCAGGGCGTACGTGCGGGACCTGGTGGACTCGCGGCGCAACCTGATGGGCCTGTTCATGCCGCTGGCCATCATCGTCTTCGTCTCCATCCTCACCCCGTCCCCGATGATCAAGCAGTACGCCAGCCTGTTCTGCATGTTCATGCTGCTGTCGATGATCATCGAAGGCGTGGTGCTGGGCCGCCTGGTGACCAGGAAGGTCCGCGAGCGCTTCCCGCAGGACACCAGCCGCGGCTTCGGCCTTGGCTGGTACGCCTTCACCAGGGCCACCCAGATCCGCAAGCTCCGCATGCCCAAGCCAAGGGTGAAGCCCGGCGACGCGGTCTGA
- a CDS encoding glycerate kinase has protein sequence MTDNSGRVVLIAPDCFGGTLTANEAAEAIAEGWRRGSPADQLLLRPLADGGPGFVDVLHTALGGELHTVEVTGPRGEPVTAVWLAHEGTAYIESAQAAGLHLVPKAERAAGAATTRGVGELLLDAVRAGMRTAVVGLGGSATTDGGAGLFAALGAGPVDALGAPLPDGGAALVDCAGLAGRPDLGELRLVAASDVDNPLLGPTGAAHVFGPQKGASPEEVEQLDQALTRWSEVLLEELDADVAGLAGAGAAGGLGGALLALGATVDSGADLVRRLSQLDAALDSAGLVLTGEGSFDWQSLRGKLVSRVAAGAAERGVPCLVLAGQVSVGRREAGAAGVEESYSVTEHVGSVAEAMAEPAGGLSGLAERVAGQWRSPQN, from the coding sequence ATGACGGACAACTCAGGGCGAGTGGTGCTCATCGCCCCTGACTGTTTCGGCGGGACCCTCACCGCGAACGAGGCGGCCGAGGCCATCGCCGAGGGGTGGCGGCGGGGTTCGCCCGCCGACCAGCTCCTCCTTCGTCCGCTCGCCGACGGCGGCCCCGGTTTCGTGGACGTGCTGCACACCGCCCTCGGGGGCGAGCTGCACACGGTCGAGGTCACCGGGCCGCGCGGCGAGCCGGTGACCGCCGTGTGGCTGGCGCACGAGGGCACCGCATACATCGAGTCCGCGCAGGCGGCGGGACTGCACCTGGTCCCCAAGGCCGAACGCGCGGCAGGCGCGGCCACCACCCGTGGGGTGGGTGAGCTGCTGCTGGACGCGGTGCGCGCCGGGATGCGCACCGCGGTGGTCGGGCTGGGCGGCTCGGCCACCACCGACGGCGGCGCGGGCCTGTTCGCCGCGCTGGGCGCGGGGCCGGTGGACGCGCTGGGCGCGCCGCTGCCCGACGGCGGCGCGGCGCTGGTGGACTGCGCGGGGCTGGCCGGTCGGCCGGACCTGGGTGAGCTGCGGCTGGTCGCCGCCTCCGACGTGGACAACCCGCTGCTCGGCCCGACCGGCGCGGCGCACGTCTTCGGCCCGCAGAAGGGCGCGAGCCCAGAAGAGGTCGAGCAGTTGGACCAGGCGCTGACCCGCTGGTCGGAGGTGCTGCTGGAGGAGCTGGACGCCGACGTCGCCGGGCTGGCCGGAGCGGGCGCGGCAGGCGGGCTGGGTGGCGCGCTGCTGGCGCTGGGCGCGACCGTGGACTCCGGCGCGGACCTGGTCCGGCGGCTCAGCCAGCTGGACGCGGCGCTGGACTCCGCGGGGCTGGTGCTCACCGGCGAGGGCAGCTTCGACTGGCAGTCCCTGCGCGGCAAGCTGGTCAGTCGGGTGGCCGCGGGCGCGGCCGAGCGCGGGGTGCCCTGCCTGGTGCTCGCCGGTCAGGTGAGCGTGGGCCGCCGCGAGGCCGGCGCGGCCGGGGTCGAGGAGTCGTACTCGGTCACCGAGCACGTCGGTTCGGTGGCCGAGGCGATGGCCGAACCGGCCGGTGGGCTGAGCGGTCTGGCCGAGCGCGTGGCCGGCCAGTGGCGGAGCCCACAGAACTAA
- a CDS encoding iron-sulfur cluster assembly accessory protein encodes MTAENTTATEAQTHGVTLTDAAASKAKALLDQEGRDDMHLRIAVQPGGCAGLRYQLFFDERTLDGDAFRDFGGLKVAVDRMSVPYVEGAVIDFVDTIEKQGFTIDNPNAGGSCACGDSFH; translated from the coding sequence ATGACCGCCGAGAACACCACGGCGACCGAAGCGCAGACGCACGGCGTCACGCTGACCGACGCCGCTGCCAGCAAGGCGAAGGCGCTGCTCGACCAGGAGGGTCGAGACGACATGCACCTGCGCATCGCCGTCCAGCCTGGTGGCTGTGCCGGCCTGCGCTACCAGCTGTTCTTCGACGAGCGGACCCTCGATGGGGACGCCTTCCGTGACTTCGGCGGCCTCAAGGTCGCGGTGGACCGGATGAGCGTGCCCTACGTGGAAGGCGCCGTGATCGACTTCGTCGACACCATCGAGAAGCAGGGCTTCACCATCGACAACCCCAACGCCGGTGGCTCCTGCGCCTGTGGTGATTCTTTCCACTAG
- a CDS encoding carbohydrate kinase family protein, with translation MHFPGRFTDQLVADRLDRVSLSFLVDDLTVRRGGIAANIAFGMGVLGYSPVLVGAVGADFADYRSWLERHGVDCSGVHTSEVKHTARFVCTTDDDMNQIASFYAGAMAEARNIELGPIIDKVGGLELVLVSPNDPEAMLRHSEESRQRGLAFAADPSQQLARMDGEQAKQLVIGAKYLFTNDYELQLLLQKTGWSEEEVLDHVELRITTLGEKGVELVGKGLPASLHVPAVPETHKADPTGIGDGFRAGFLAGISAGLPLERAAQLGSLIAVLVLEVDGPQEWVFDRESALTRLTSAYGADAAADIAKAFKN, from the coding sequence ATGCACTTCCCCGGCCGGTTCACCGACCAACTGGTCGCCGACCGCCTGGACCGGGTGTCGCTGAGCTTCCTGGTGGATGACCTGACCGTCCGCCGTGGGGGAATCGCGGCCAACATCGCCTTCGGCATGGGCGTGCTCGGCTACTCGCCGGTCCTGGTCGGCGCGGTGGGCGCCGACTTCGCCGACTACCGCTCCTGGCTGGAGCGGCACGGTGTCGACTGCTCGGGCGTGCACACCTCGGAGGTGAAGCACACCGCCCGGTTCGTCTGCACCACCGACGACGACATGAACCAGATCGCCTCCTTCTACGCCGGTGCGATGGCCGAGGCCCGCAACATCGAGCTGGGCCCGATCATCGACAAGGTCGGCGGCCTCGAGCTGGTCCTGGTCAGCCCGAACGACCCGGAGGCCATGCTGCGGCACTCCGAGGAGTCCAGGCAGCGGGGCCTCGCCTTCGCCGCCGACCCCTCCCAGCAGCTGGCCAGGATGGACGGCGAGCAGGCCAAGCAGCTGGTCATCGGGGCGAAGTACCTGTTCACCAACGACTACGAGCTCCAGCTGCTGCTGCAGAAGACCGGCTGGTCCGAGGAAGAGGTCCTGGACCACGTCGAGCTGCGCATCACCACCCTCGGCGAGAAGGGCGTGGAGCTGGTCGGCAAGGGCCTGCCCGCCTCGCTGCACGTGCCCGCCGTGCCCGAGACGCACAAGGCCGACCCGACCGGCATCGGCGACGGCTTCCGCGCCGGTTTCCTGGCCGGCATCTCCGCCGGCCTGCCGCTGGAGCGGGCCGCGCAGCTCGGCTCGCTGATCGCGGTGCTGGTGCTGGAGGTGGACGGCCCGCAGGAGTGGGTCTTCGACCGCGAGTCCGCGCTGACCCGCCTCACCAGCGCCTACGGCGCGGACGCCGCCGCGGACATCGCCAAGGCGTTCAAGAACTAG
- a CDS encoding ubiquitin-like small modifier protein 1 yields MRVTVLVPGVLRPSAGGAATLELDLPEQTTLGGALDVLAADHPALNRRLRTEQGTLRRYVNFYVNGEECRRLNGPDTPLPPGAEIQVIPSVAGG; encoded by the coding sequence ATGCGTGTCACCGTGCTGGTGCCCGGCGTGCTGCGCCCGAGCGCGGGCGGCGCCGCCACCCTCGAGCTCGACCTGCCGGAGCAGACGACCCTCGGCGGCGCGCTGGACGTGCTGGCCGCGGACCACCCGGCGCTGAACCGGCGGCTGCGCACCGAGCAGGGCACGCTGCGCCGCTACGTGAACTTCTACGTCAACGGCGAGGAGTGCCGCAGGCTCAACGGCCCGGACACCCCGCTGCCCCCTGGCGCGGAGATCCAGGTGATCCCCTCCGTGGCGGGCGGCTGA
- a CDS encoding exo-alpha-sialidase, with translation MPEEQVVLAVGTRKGLWLATSENDRVDWTWSGPHHAMTEVYAVAVDTRRDPPRLLAGVASEHFGPSVATSDDLGASWQEPDHPPVAFPEDTGTSLERVWQLAAGPADQPEVVYAGTQPSALFRSTDGGRTYDMVRGLWDHPHREQWGAGYGGQAVHSILPHPTDRAQVTVAMSTGGVYRTEDGGTNWSPSNSGIKAYFLPDPYPEFGQCVHKIARNPAEPDRLFLQNHHGVYRSEDGGAHWTSIADGLPSDFGFPIAVHPHRPEVVYGFPLTADANRFPPDGACRVYRSEDSGDSWTALTKGLPQQNFWTTVLRDALCVDDADVPGVYFGSRSGEVYASRDEGGSWQRIIEHLPDVLSVRAAVIRR, from the coding sequence GTGCCTGAGGAACAGGTGGTGCTCGCCGTCGGCACCCGCAAGGGGCTGTGGCTGGCCACCAGCGAGAACGACCGGGTGGACTGGACCTGGTCCGGGCCGCACCACGCGATGACCGAGGTCTACGCGGTGGCCGTGGACACCCGCCGGGACCCGCCCCGCCTGCTGGCCGGCGTGGCCAGCGAGCACTTCGGGCCCAGTGTGGCCACCAGCGACGACCTCGGCGCCAGCTGGCAGGAGCCGGACCACCCGCCGGTGGCCTTCCCCGAGGACACCGGGACCTCGCTGGAGCGGGTCTGGCAGCTGGCCGCGGGGCCGGCGGACCAGCCGGAGGTGGTCTACGCGGGCACCCAGCCCTCGGCGCTGTTCCGGTCCACCGACGGCGGGCGCACCTACGACATGGTGCGGGGGCTGTGGGACCACCCGCACCGCGAGCAGTGGGGCGCGGGCTACGGCGGGCAGGCGGTGCACTCGATCCTGCCGCACCCGACCGACCGGGCGCAGGTCACCGTGGCCATGTCCACCGGCGGGGTGTACCGCACCGAGGACGGCGGGACCAACTGGTCGCCGAGCAACTCCGGCATCAAGGCCTACTTCCTGCCCGACCCGTACCCGGAGTTCGGCCAGTGCGTGCACAAGATCGCCCGCAACCCCGCCGAGCCGGACCGGCTGTTCCTGCAGAACCACCACGGCGTGTACCGCAGCGAGGACGGCGGCGCGCACTGGACCTCCATCGCCGACGGGCTGCCCAGCGACTTCGGCTTCCCGATCGCGGTGCACCCGCACCGGCCGGAGGTGGTCTACGGCTTCCCGCTCACCGCCGACGCCAACCGGTTCCCGCCGGACGGGGCCTGCCGGGTGTACCGCAGCGAGGACTCCGGCGACAGCTGGACCGCGCTGACCAAGGGCCTGCCGCAGCAGAACTTCTGGACCACGGTGCTGCGGGACGCGCTGTGCGTGGACGACGCGGACGTGCCCGGGGTGTACTTCGGCTCCCGCTCCGGCGAGGTCTACGCCAGCCGGGACGAGGGCGGCAGCTGGCAGCGGATCATCGAGCACCTGCCGGACGTGCTGAGCGTGCGCGCGGCCGTGATCCGGCGGTGA